One window from the genome of Natrialba magadii ATCC 43099 encodes:
- the aroA gene encoding 3-phosphoshikimate 1-carboxyvinyltransferase: protein MNDTTVTITPSRVAGTARAPPSKSYTHRAILAAGYAEQTTVRDALWSADTQATARAVDLFGGNVERQDSTLEIEGFSGRPGVPADVIDCDNSGTTMRLVTAAAALADGTSVLTGDESLRSRPQGPLLEAVADLGGEALSTRGNGQAPLVVTGPLSGGTVSIPGDVSSQYITALLMAGAVTDEGLVIELETALKSAPYVDITLEVLEAFGVEARKTDTGFSVEGGQTYDPADGEYAVPGDFSSISYPLAAGAIAGDGGVRIEGAHPSAQGDTAIVDIVDRMGATVDWDRSGGTIDVQAKTLEGIEVSVEDTPDLLPTIATLGAVADGDTHITNAEHVRYKETDRVSAMAEELGKLGVETTEEQDSLTVHGDESVLEGATVEGRGDHRIIMALALAGLVAEGETTIRGAEHVDVSFPGFFEMLAELGVSVERDA, encoded by the coding sequence ATGAACGACACGACCGTCACCATCACGCCCTCGCGCGTCGCGGGAACCGCGCGAGCGCCCCCCTCGAAGAGCTACACCCACCGGGCAATTCTCGCCGCCGGCTACGCCGAGCAGACGACCGTCCGGGACGCCCTCTGGAGCGCCGACACGCAGGCGACCGCCCGCGCCGTCGATCTGTTCGGCGGCAATGTCGAGCGCCAGGACAGCACACTCGAGATCGAGGGCTTCAGCGGTCGCCCCGGCGTCCCCGCGGACGTCATCGACTGTGACAACAGCGGGACGACGATGCGCCTCGTCACCGCCGCAGCCGCACTCGCAGACGGGACATCGGTGCTCACCGGCGACGAGTCGCTGCGCTCGCGCCCGCAGGGACCACTGCTCGAGGCCGTCGCCGATCTCGGCGGCGAGGCACTGAGTACCCGCGGGAACGGTCAGGCACCGCTCGTCGTCACCGGCCCGCTCTCGGGCGGAACCGTCTCGATTCCGGGCGACGTCTCCTCGCAGTACATCACGGCCTTGCTGATGGCTGGTGCGGTAACCGACGAGGGACTCGTAATCGAACTCGAGACGGCACTCAAATCCGCGCCCTACGTCGACATCACGCTCGAAGTGCTCGAGGCGTTCGGCGTCGAGGCACGCAAAACGGACACCGGATTTTCGGTCGAGGGCGGCCAGACCTACGACCCGGCCGACGGCGAGTACGCCGTCCCGGGCGACTTCTCGTCGATCTCCTACCCGCTCGCGGCGGGCGCTATCGCGGGCGACGGCGGCGTCCGCATCGAGGGTGCACACCCGAGCGCACAGGGTGACACTGCCATCGTCGACATCGTCGACCGAATGGGTGCGACCGTCGACTGGGATCGATCGGGCGGGACGATCGACGTGCAAGCAAAGACACTCGAGGGCATCGAGGTCTCGGTCGAGGACACGCCGGATCTGCTGCCGACCATCGCGACCCTCGGCGCGGTCGCCGACGGAGACACGCACATCACGAACGCCGAACACGTCCGCTACAAGGAGACCGACCGCGTGAGCGCGATGGCCGAGGAACTCGGGAAACTGGGCGTCGAGACGACCGAAGAACAGGACTCGCTGACGGTCCACGGCGACGAGTCGGTACTCGAGGGCGCGACCGTCGAGGGCCGGGGCGACCACCGGATTATCATGGCGCTCGCGCTGGCGGGGCTGGTCGCGGAGGGCGAGACGACGATTCGCGGCGCGGAGCACGTCGACGTCTCGTTCCCCGGCTTCTTCGAGATGCTGGCGGAGCTGGGTGTGTCGGTTGAGCGAGACGCCTGA
- a CDS encoding LolA family protein, whose amino-acid sequence MRRRRLLSTGVVVALAGCVSLPADEDETDEKTGEEYIEDAIETRIALTDLQARRRVTAETPDETTTQVEEIYRKPPAEKRRAVRRSDDDDPAAGTVSVTNREISWDYYPEERLVMKRHHPNRVVADGPRLALESLRTNYDLSDDGFDTVDGRDARRIEASPIDPAGDDAGRSIDLLVGETVYRIPLETVSESELDEATVSRTIWIDDERRYPIKERDDVRSGDGELLHRLTVTYEDLEIDPDLDPETFVYEPPAETEVVTIGLEPSGIYDSIEAAAADAPYDLPEPDVPAPYELDRVTLVEKERQTGPTTMLWYIDPGRPEREVYVAVRTEPRFSTDTLEQTAVNGHTAYRRRGRIDSLFWTCSELSYEVSSATVEEPLDEVAASVGCP is encoded by the coding sequence ATGCGCCGCCGCCGGCTCCTTTCGACGGGTGTTGTTGTCGCCCTCGCAGGCTGTGTCTCACTGCCTGCGGACGAAGACGAAACCGACGAGAAGACCGGCGAGGAGTACATTGAAGACGCAATCGAGACTCGCATCGCGCTCACTGATCTCCAGGCACGACGACGGGTGACGGCAGAAACACCTGACGAGACGACGACACAGGTCGAGGAGATCTACCGCAAGCCGCCGGCCGAGAAGCGACGCGCAGTTCGTCGGTCTGACGACGATGATCCGGCTGCGGGAACGGTGTCGGTCACGAACCGCGAGATTTCCTGGGACTACTACCCCGAGGAGCGACTCGTGATGAAGCGCCACCACCCGAACCGGGTCGTCGCCGACGGGCCACGGCTCGCACTCGAGAGCCTCCGCACGAACTACGACCTCAGCGACGACGGCTTCGACACTGTCGATGGCCGCGACGCTCGCCGGATCGAAGCAAGTCCGATCGACCCTGCGGGCGACGATGCTGGGCGTTCCATCGACTTACTGGTTGGCGAAACGGTGTATCGGATTCCACTCGAGACGGTCTCCGAGTCGGAGCTGGACGAGGCCACCGTCTCACGGACGATCTGGATCGACGACGAGCGCCGGTATCCGATCAAAGAGCGCGATGACGTCCGGAGCGGCGATGGAGAGTTGCTCCACCGGCTGACAGTGACCTACGAGGATCTCGAGATCGACCCGGACCTCGACCCAGAAACGTTCGTCTACGAGCCGCCCGCGGAGACCGAGGTCGTCACGATCGGACTCGAGCCGAGCGGGATCTACGACTCGATCGAGGCGGCCGCGGCGGACGCGCCGTACGACCTTCCCGAACCCGACGTGCCAGCGCCGTACGAACTCGATCGAGTCACGCTCGTCGAGAAGGAGCGACAGACCGGCCCGACGACGATGCTGTGGTACATCGATCCTGGGCGGCCGGAGCGTGAAGTCTACGTCGCCGTCCGAACGGAGCCGCGATTCAGCACGGATACACTCGAGCAGACCGCGGTCAACGGCCACACGGCCTACCGTCGGCGGGGCCGGATTGACAGTCTGTTCTGGACCTGTTCGGAGCTGAGTTACGAGGTCTCGAGTGCGACCGTCGAGGAGCCGCTCGATGAGGTCGCAGCGTCGGTGGGCTGTCCGTAG
- a CDS encoding M24 family metallopeptidase — MNDPVDLTPLRTALETDDLDGYLIDADASDSDQRYVSGFTAPDPYQTLVTQDGVHLLVSGLEYGRAESEAAADSVSRLSAYDYHEHRAEHGPYGGKLHTLAAFLADHDVESVAVPRSFPTGTADGLREQGLTVTVESEGIVEGIRATKTPWEVNQIRATQQANEAAMATAERLIASAEIDDDGGLVLDGTPLTSERVTEEIEVTLLRHGCGLDDTIVACAADGADPHDRGSGQLTANDLIVIDIFPRDKETGYFGDMTRTFARGEPSEEMERRYEVTREAYEAGLEAVEPGVTGEAVHDVVCDVIEDAGYETLRSDPNAETGFIHSTGHGVGLDIHEEPRVSPSGGELEPGHVISIEPGIYDPAVGGVRIEDLVVVTEDGYENLTEYRVGLEPVAA; from the coding sequence ATGAACGACCCCGTCGACCTCACCCCGCTGCGGACGGCACTCGAGACAGACGACCTGGACGGCTACCTCATCGACGCCGACGCGTCCGATTCGGACCAGCGCTACGTCTCCGGCTTTACCGCGCCGGATCCCTACCAGACGCTCGTCACTCAGGACGGCGTCCACCTGCTGGTGTCGGGACTCGAGTACGGCCGCGCGGAGTCGGAGGCTGCCGCGGACTCGGTGTCCCGGCTGTCGGCGTACGACTACCACGAGCACCGCGCCGAGCACGGCCCGTACGGCGGAAAACTGCACACGCTCGCGGCGTTTCTGGCGGACCACGACGTCGAGTCGGTCGCGGTTCCACGTTCGTTCCCGACCGGGACCGCGGACGGCCTGCGCGAACAGGGGCTGACGGTGACGGTCGAGAGCGAGGGAATCGTCGAGGGAATTCGCGCGACGAAGACGCCCTGGGAGGTCAACCAGATTCGGGCGACCCAGCAGGCGAACGAGGCCGCGATGGCGACCGCGGAGCGACTCATCGCGAGCGCAGAGATCGATGACGACGGCGGACTCGTCCTGGACGGCACGCCGCTCACCAGCGAGCGCGTCACAGAGGAGATCGAGGTAACGCTGCTGCGCCACGGCTGCGGACTCGACGACACGATCGTCGCCTGCGCCGCGGACGGGGCGGACCCCCACGACCGCGGCAGCGGCCAGCTCACGGCAAACGACCTCATCGTGATCGACATCTTCCCGCGAGACAAAGAGACGGGCTACTTCGGCGACATGACACGGACGTTCGCCCGCGGCGAACCGAGCGAGGAGATGGAGCGACGCTACGAGGTTACTCGAGAAGCCTACGAGGCAGGGCTCGAAGCGGTCGAGCCGGGTGTCACTGGAGAGGCTGTCCACGACGTGGTCTGTGACGTGATCGAAGACGCGGGCTACGAGACGCTGCGCAGTGATCCGAACGCCGAAACCGGTTTCATCCACAGCACCGGCCACGGCGTTGGGCTGGACATTCACGAGGAGCCACGGGTCTCCCCAAGCGGCGGGGAACTCGAGCCGGGCCACGTTATCTCGATCGAACCGGGCATCTACGACCCTGCTGTCGGCGGCGTCCGAATCGAAGACCTCGTCGTCGTCACCGAGGACGGCTACGAGAACCTGACGGAGTACCGCGTTGGACTCGAGCCGGTCGCCGCATAG
- a CDS encoding prephenate dehydrogenase/arogenate dehydrogenase family protein encodes MNVLIVGAGSMGIWLGTAIGSVATITYADVDREAAAAAAAATGGSVTTLDGDDTGRDDTVGGEDTQKEQDTYDAVCLAVPMAHVTEAIAEQASRADHAVIDVSGVMAPPLTAMREHAPDHERVSLHPLFAPERSPGSIAVVRDAEGPVTDDLLAALAARGNDLVETTAAEHDDAMETVQAMTHATVLSFALAAESVPDGFETPIYEQLQTLAEQVTGGTPRVYADIQATFDGAEAIADAARTIADADAAELESLYQEAGSRWHDDSETETATDSPATADQPAEGADQ; translated from the coding sequence ATGAACGTCTTGATCGTCGGCGCTGGCTCGATGGGGATCTGGCTTGGGACCGCCATCGGGAGCGTCGCGACGATCACCTACGCCGACGTCGACCGGGAGGCGGCGGCTGCAGCGGCGGCGGCGACTGGCGGGTCCGTAACGACGCTCGACGGCGACGATACCGGCCGCGACGACACTGTCGGCGGCGAGGACACCCAGAAGGAACAGGACACCTACGACGCCGTTTGCCTCGCCGTGCCGATGGCCCACGTCACCGAGGCAATCGCCGAGCAGGCCTCGCGGGCCGATCACGCCGTCATCGACGTCTCGGGCGTCATGGCCCCACCGCTCACAGCAATGCGCGAACACGCACCCGACCACGAGCGCGTGAGTCTCCACCCGCTGTTCGCCCCCGAACGCTCCCCCGGCTCGATTGCCGTCGTCCGCGACGCCGAGGGACCAGTCACCGACGACCTGCTCGCGGCGCTCGCCGCCCGCGGGAACGACCTCGTCGAAACGACCGCGGCGGAGCACGACGACGCCATGGAAACCGTCCAGGCGATGACCCACGCAACCGTGCTCTCGTTCGCCCTCGCGGCCGAGTCAGTTCCCGATGGCTTTGAAACTCCGATCTACGAGCAGCTGCAAACGCTCGCCGAACAGGTAACCGGCGGCACACCCCGCGTCTACGCCGACATTCAGGCCACCTTCGACGGTGCCGAGGCGATCGCCGACGCCGCACGCACGATTGCCGACGCCGACGCTGCCGAACTCGAGTCCCTGTACCAGGAGGCGGGGTCGCGGTGGCACGACGACAGCGAGACCGAGACCGCGACCGACAGCCCGGCGACTGCCGACCAGCCAGCAGAGGGAGCAGACCAATGA
- a CDS encoding small ribosomal subunit Rsm22 family protein — protein MTDQREAIRSNAKYLRNVRPIDPDEISEYVTGTPHPAVVRQHLREEALDLGLIERDDGTFVPVSDEPVPPNRGPVQAFPDRYARALEDLLVERYGVNWHTDSVGDLLRSTIRRFKAQYLDRQAVTYDEDVASGYAIYHLPGYYAAVQYALDDLAERGLLDRTLRVLDVGAGVGGPALGLCDYLPDDALVEYHAVEPSAAADVLESLLAETGQNIHTTIHREAIEAVEPAALSTTAQGGDEPFDLILACNVLNELADPTAVARSLLDALAPNGTVLAMEPADKNTSVGLRELERTLEDERVRDASEFSAESVAGDSRGDDGGDDDSVDNDDDGDGDDSVIPDSRNDRRGRVTVYGPTVRLWPDERPTDRGWSFDVRPDLEVPDFQRQLDEATPEDDEEHAPGEFVNVDVQFSHSLLRLDGTRRIDLELDDGDWAKMAEMERHVPNRIDLVAAKLSHSLSSDADAEYGDSSNPLFKISDGSEAIDHYAVLTKETSLNRPLLEAEYGEVCSFEQILALWNDDEEAYNLVVDEETIVDRIG, from the coding sequence ATGACCGACCAACGAGAAGCCATTCGATCCAACGCGAAGTATCTACGCAACGTCCGGCCGATCGACCCCGACGAAATCTCCGAATACGTTACCGGCACACCACATCCGGCCGTCGTTCGCCAACATCTCCGCGAGGAGGCGCTGGACCTCGGACTGATCGAGCGCGACGACGGCACGTTCGTTCCCGTCTCTGACGAGCCAGTCCCCCCAAATCGGGGACCTGTCCAGGCGTTCCCCGACCGCTACGCACGGGCACTCGAGGACCTCCTCGTCGAGCGCTACGGCGTGAACTGGCACACGGACAGCGTCGGCGACCTCCTCCGGTCGACGATCCGCCGGTTCAAAGCCCAGTACCTCGACCGCCAGGCAGTGACGTACGACGAAGACGTGGCATCGGGCTATGCGATTTACCACCTGCCGGGCTACTACGCCGCAGTTCAGTACGCGCTCGACGACCTGGCCGAGCGCGGGCTACTCGACCGCACGCTCCGCGTGCTCGACGTCGGCGCAGGCGTCGGCGGCCCCGCGCTCGGACTCTGTGACTACCTGCCCGATGACGCGCTCGTCGAGTACCACGCCGTCGAACCGAGCGCCGCCGCCGATGTACTCGAGTCCCTGCTTGCGGAGACAGGGCAGAACATCCATACGACGATTCACCGCGAAGCGATCGAGGCCGTGGAACCGGCAGCGCTCAGCACTACTGCGCAGGGCGGCGATGAACCGTTCGACCTCATCCTCGCTTGCAACGTCCTCAACGAACTCGCAGATCCTACGGCCGTCGCTCGCTCGCTGCTCGACGCGCTCGCTCCCAATGGCACCGTCCTCGCGATGGAACCTGCCGACAAGAACACGAGCGTCGGCCTGCGCGAACTCGAGCGGACACTCGAGGACGAGCGGGTTCGAGACGCGAGCGAGTTCTCGGCGGAGTCGGTTGCGGGCGACAGCAGGGGTGACGATGGCGGCGACGACGATAGTGTCGATAACGATGACGATGGCGATGGCGATGACAGCGTGATCCCCGACAGCAGAAACGACCGCCGCGGGCGCGTCACCGTCTACGGGCCGACGGTTCGCCTCTGGCCTGACGAGCGACCGACGGATCGCGGCTGGTCGTTCGACGTTCGCCCCGACCTCGAGGTCCCCGACTTCCAGCGCCAACTCGACGAGGCGACGCCCGAAGACGACGAGGAACACGCACCCGGCGAGTTCGTCAACGTCGACGTCCAGTTCTCACACTCGCTGTTGCGCCTGGACGGCACTCGCCGGATCGACCTCGAACTCGACGACGGCGACTGGGCGAAGATGGCCGAGATGGAGCGCCACGTTCCGAACCGGATCGACCTCGTCGCGGCGAAGCTGAGCCATTCGCTGAGTTCGGACGCCGACGCCGAGTACGGCGACTCGTCGAACCCGCTATTCAAGATCAGCGACGGCAGCGAGGCGATCGACCACTACGCCGTCCTCACGAAGGAGACCTCGCTCAACCGACCGCTACTCGAGGCCGAGTACGGTGAGGTCTGTTCGTTCGAGCAGATTCTCGCGCTCTGGAACGACGACGAGGAGGCGTACAATCTGGTGGTCGACGAGGAGACAATCGTCGACCGAATCGGTTGA
- the surE gene encoding 5'/3'-nucleotidase SurE, translating into MSDSLEILLTNDDGIDSVGIRAIHDALVDHVNANVTVVAPASDQSACGRSLSHNGEIGLVDHELGYAVEGTPADCVIAGLAELGPDPDLVVAGCNRGANLGEYVLGRSGTISAAVEAAFFDVPAIATSMYVPVGDVPLGEIDLTTDDFREAQLVTTYLAEHALAAGAFEHAAYLNVNVPMADANDGPAPIEITRPSKRYEMDAKSDGDQVTLYDHVWETMDPEQIPDPEGTDRRTIAEGRISISPLTAPHSTNHHEVLTDLAATYHDRVATAGE; encoded by the coding sequence ATGAGCGACTCTCTCGAGATCCTGCTGACTAACGACGACGGGATCGATAGCGTCGGCATTCGCGCGATTCACGACGCGCTCGTCGACCACGTGAACGCAAACGTCACCGTCGTCGCGCCCGCGAGCGACCAGAGCGCGTGCGGTCGCTCGCTCTCACACAACGGTGAGATCGGCCTCGTCGACCACGAGCTCGGCTACGCCGTCGAAGGTACGCCTGCGGATTGCGTCATCGCTGGCCTCGCAGAACTCGGCCCCGACCCGGACCTCGTTGTTGCTGGCTGCAATCGGGGCGCGAATCTCGGCGAGTACGTCCTCGGCCGTTCGGGAACGATCAGCGCCGCCGTCGAAGCGGCGTTTTTCGACGTTCCTGCCATCGCAACCTCGATGTACGTCCCGGTTGGCGACGTTCCCCTCGGCGAGATCGACCTCACGACCGACGACTTCCGCGAGGCCCAGCTCGTGACGACCTACCTCGCAGAGCACGCCCTCGCCGCTGGTGCGTTCGAGCACGCGGCGTATCTCAACGTCAACGTCCCGATGGCAGACGCCAACGACGGTCCCGCGCCGATCGAGATCACGCGCCCGTCGAAGCGCTACGAGATGGACGCCAAGTCGGATGGCGATCAGGTCACCCTCTACGACCACGTCTGGGAGACGATGGACCCCGAGCAGATTCCGGATCCCGAGGGGACTGATCGGCGCACGATCGCCGAAGGCCGCATCAGCATTTCACCGCTTACTGCGCCGCACTCGACGAACCACCACGAAGTGCTCACTGACCTCGCAGCGACCTATCACGACCGCGTTGCAACGGCTGGCGAGTAA
- a CDS encoding helix-turn-helix transcriptional regulator, with product MVFSTLWTRLSSLWQGNSTDESDARESTSTSDAVDESTDNGEQETLSYAEEIEYGVDEHDLPDEDKVLRLLVKRGGRVDESTVREETGWSADRLESVIDRMEDDDQISAITVGRKRVICRRGFEPKGYRSHLGE from the coding sequence ATGGTATTCAGCACACTCTGGACTCGCCTCTCGTCGCTCTGGCAGGGGAATTCGACAGACGAGAGCGACGCACGCGAGTCAACATCGACATCGGATGCAGTTGACGAATCGACAGACAACGGTGAACAGGAGACGCTCAGTTACGCCGAAGAAATCGAGTACGGCGTCGACGAACACGACCTGCCGGACGAGGACAAGGTATTACGGCTGCTCGTTAAACGCGGCGGCCGCGTCGACGAATCGACCGTCCGCGAAGAAACCGGCTGGTCTGCGGACCGACTCGAGTCGGTGATCGACCGTATGGAGGACGACGACCAGATCAGCGCGATCACGGTCGGCCGAAAGCGCGTCATCTGTCGGCGCGGGTTCGAGCCGAAAGGGTATCGATCGCATCTCGGCGAGTAA
- a CDS encoding DUF1328 family protein, whose protein sequence is MLELALLFFVIAIIAGALGAGGVAGLTMSIAKWLVLLFLVLAVVSLLL, encoded by the coding sequence ATGCTAGAACTTGCACTGCTGTTCTTCGTGATCGCAATCATCGCCGGTGCACTCGGTGCGGGCGGCGTCGCCGGACTCACGATGTCCATCGCGAAGTGGCTCGTGTTGCTGTTCCTGGTGCTGGCCGTCGTGTCGTTGCTGCTCTGA
- a CDS encoding PD-(D/E)XK nuclease family protein: protein MSQSQPPASDTAAPPLTGTLHILPFGGGSLAARVAGIYSSTLEHDAVAGDPRNVLVLKRLPTAIDEFAASLRDEAGLEGRPNVKSLPRHATAVVEEAEPELTRLSYEERIEFLARVLDGYDWSSYFERASEHDSFGRDVGQLLLDATWNGGFGVTVAADTGADADANADAGLGADEAVDTESDVTSESDGSATDDDHDYDDYLRELADVNASFHDHLAERNLAEQAQTIERAIAALEREAIRERIEREFDAVLVVEYEECGDLDREYLRALTRNVDLICVAEEHASIERTKTEVGSVRRFADELEIVDHTADAALERETDAIPGVASDGGTAATQPDTVSEPGRVGQPFGAFLATGRPTRRGENGESAEPEVHGTTTAARVISEPTLDQQVETVANEIEYLRQEQGLEYEDVAVLLRSIGNPAPRVRRVLQHAGVPTASAGVNGLEQDLAVRELHALAQYHIDDRERAYELLAARVPDLTEDLVQRCVVRNSVSKSLKRWIVTTDLKRRIAEEADPIDAREQFRNVSRLLSIAEFVDEQDILAGDWIQFVTMLERAITYDAPYAHTAEVAVPEGGVTVGDVGLVKHDSRRAVFLLNVVDGEYPGSEPLSPLFPTAWIKRMDDYPAVTNPSPEAVAETYATVDVEEITDNAFERYHAERTRRQLAIGARAAEEHLYFCTYRQTDGSVGRLQHRSRYLHAIDEHPHSALSLADLGGADVPDRDLYTLGSASAEILSQPWNALETVQAEASTGGEVALESTEETLAAIQRVLEESDDVDLRFERAVETQFDLARGAIRPESGEGGGSGGSSESGVSGESGKCGKCGESGESGGSGGSGGSDRSERVDDGGRRDDDKLGGNGGGETR, encoded by the coding sequence ATGTCTCAGTCTCAACCACCCGCTTCAGACACAGCAGCCCCTCCCCTCACCGGCACGCTCCACATCCTCCCCTTCGGCGGCGGCTCGCTCGCCGCGCGCGTCGCAGGAATCTACTCGAGTACCCTCGAACACGACGCAGTAGCTGGCGACCCGCGGAACGTCCTGGTGCTCAAGCGGTTGCCGACGGCGATCGACGAGTTTGCGGCGTCGTTGCGCGACGAAGCCGGGCTCGAAGGGCGACCGAACGTGAAGTCGTTGCCCCGGCACGCGACGGCGGTTGTGGAGGAAGCAGAGCCGGAGTTGACGCGACTGTCCTACGAGGAGCGGATCGAGTTTCTCGCGCGAGTGCTCGACGGCTACGACTGGTCGTCGTACTTCGAGCGGGCGAGCGAGCACGATTCGTTCGGCCGGGACGTGGGGCAGTTGTTGTTGGATGCGACGTGGAACGGTGGGTTCGGTGTGACTGTAGCTGCGGATACAGGTGCAGATGCAGATGCGAATGCGGATGCGGGTCTGGGTGCCGATGAGGCTGTGGACACCGAGAGTGATGTGACCAGTGAAAGCGACGGCTCCGCCACAGACGACGATCACGACTACGACGACTACCTCCGGGAACTGGCCGACGTCAACGCCTCCTTCCACGACCACCTTGCCGAGCGCAACCTGGCGGAGCAGGCCCAGACGATCGAACGTGCAATCGCGGCACTCGAGCGCGAGGCGATTCGCGAGCGGATCGAGCGCGAGTTCGACGCGGTGCTCGTCGTCGAATACGAGGAGTGTGGCGACCTCGACCGGGAGTACCTGCGTGCGCTCACCCGGAACGTCGACCTGATCTGCGTCGCCGAGGAGCACGCGAGCATCGAGCGGACGAAGACCGAGGTGGGATCGGTTCGGCGATTTGCGGACGAACTCGAGATCGTCGATCACACCGCCGACGCCGCACTCGAGCGAGAAACCGACGCGATTCCCGGCGTTGCCTCGGATGGCGGAACGGCAGCAACACAGCCGGACACGGTGTCCGAACCGGGACGAGTCGGTCAGCCGTTCGGCGCGTTTCTCGCGACTGGACGGCCGACTCGCCGGGGAGAGAACGGCGAGTCTGCAGAACCCGAAGTCCACGGTACGACCACCGCTGCGCGCGTAATCAGTGAACCCACGCTCGACCAGCAAGTCGAGACCGTCGCGAATGAAATCGAGTATCTTCGACAGGAGCAGGGTCTCGAATACGAGGACGTAGCCGTCCTGCTCCGCTCTATCGGGAACCCTGCGCCGCGCGTCCGCAGAGTGCTCCAGCACGCCGGGGTGCCGACGGCCTCCGCCGGTGTCAACGGCCTTGAGCAGGACCTCGCCGTCCGGGAACTGCACGCGCTCGCCCAGTATCACATCGACGACCGCGAGCGGGCCTACGAGCTGCTCGCGGCGCGGGTGCCGGACCTCACCGAGGACCTCGTCCAGCGCTGTGTCGTCAGGAACTCGGTTTCGAAGAGTCTGAAGCGCTGGATCGTCACGACGGATCTCAAACGTCGAATCGCCGAGGAAGCCGACCCGATCGATGCCAGAGAGCAGTTTCGAAACGTCTCCCGGCTCCTTTCGATTGCCGAGTTCGTCGACGAACAGGATATCCTCGCGGGCGACTGGATCCAGTTCGTCACCATGCTCGAGCGGGCGATTACCTACGACGCGCCCTACGCCCACACGGCCGAAGTCGCCGTCCCCGAAGGCGGCGTCACCGTCGGTGACGTAGGGCTCGTAAAACACGATAGCCGGCGCGCCGTCTTCCTGCTCAACGTCGTCGATGGCGAGTATCCGGGGAGCGAACCGCTCTCGCCGCTCTTTCCGACCGCCTGGATCAAACGGATGGACGACTATCCGGCCGTCACGAACCCGAGTCCGGAGGCCGTCGCGGAGACGTACGCCACCGTCGACGTCGAGGAGATCACGGACAACGCGTTCGAGCGCTACCACGCCGAACGGACGCGCCGCCAGCTCGCGATCGGGGCACGCGCCGCCGAGGAGCATCTCTACTTCTGTACCTACCGCCAGACGGACGGCTCGGTTGGCCGTCTGCAACACCGCTCGCGCTATCTCCACGCAATCGACGAACATCCCCATTCCGCGCTCTCGCTCGCTGACCTCGGCGGAGCGGACGTTCCTGATCGCGACCTCTACACCCTCGGCAGCGCCTCCGCCGAAATCCTGTCCCAGCCCTGGAACGCCCTCGAAACAGTCCAGGCCGAAGCCAGCACCGGCGGCGAGGTCGCACTCGAGTCCACTGAAGAAACGCTGGCTGCGATCCAGCGGGTACTCGAGGAGAGCGATGATGTGGACCTGCGGTTCGAGCGGGCGGTCGAGACGCAGTTCGATCTGGCGAGAGGGGCGATTCGGCCGGAGAGTGGTGAGGGCGGTGGTAGTGGCGGTAGTAGTGAGAGCGGTGTGAGCGGTGAGAGCGGTAAGTGCGGTAAGTGCGGTGAGAGCGGTGAGAGCGGTGGGAGTGGTGGGAGTGGTGGGAGTGACAGGAGTGAACGAGTAGATGACGGTGGACGGAGAGATGACGACAAACTGGGCGGAAACGGTGGAGGTGAGACGCGATGA